The region GGCGTACTGGTCTTTTAGGCCGCGCGGGTCCAGCCCCAGAAAAGAGTAATGCGCGAAAAACAGCGGCCCGCCGTAATCAAACCCCAGCGGCAGCTTTATGCCGTAGAATTCCTTGCCGTTTTTGAAATGGTCGCTCTCCGCCCAGCCTTCGTGATACACGTCGGCGTCTATGGAATAGCGCGGGGCCGAGGCGGCCAGCACGTATGTTATAAGGCATTCGTTCCAGCCGCGCACCGGCGCGTCCATTGCCCAGCCGTTATTGGGGCTCCAGTGCCAGTAGAGGACTTTGCGCCCGTCGCGGGTATGCCAGTTCCATTCGGCCTCGCGCCATATCTGGTCTATTATGCCGCGCAGCTCGGTCTCCTCCGGCGTGCCTTTGCTGAAATACTGCCGCGCGCACAGCAGCCCCTCAATAAGGTAGGCCGTTTCCACCAAGTCGGCGCCGTCGTCCTTGCGGTAAAAGGGGATAGTCTTTCCTGTCGCGCCGTTGAGCCAGTGCGGGAAAATGCCGTGATAGCTGTCGGCCCGGGCCAGGAAGCGGGCCATTTTAAGCAGCCGTTTGGCGGCTTCCTCGCGCGTTATCCACTGCCGCTCGGCGGCGACGATTATGGCCATCACCCCGAAGCCGGTGCCGCCCACCGCGCAGGTATCGGACCCGTTGATATAATCCGGCGGGTTATTGCTGCGCTCGCGCGCAAGGCCGCTCACCGGATGCGCAAAATCCCAGAAATAGCGGAAGGTCTGCTTCTGCGTGACGTCCAGCAGCTCCTCGTCGGACATTCTGGCGGCGGCTAGCGCCGCCTTGTCTCCGGCGGCGAATGCCGGCTGCAGCGCGAAAAACGCGGCTGAAAGCAAAACGAATTTTTTCATAAGTCTCCTGTGGGGAAAATCAGCTTGCGGCGATTTTGTCCAGCATTTCGCGGCTGATGACGGCTATTTCCTTGCCGTCGCGGCGAATGATTTTTTTCTTTTCAAAATCGGCCAGTAT is a window of Elusimicrobiales bacterium DNA encoding:
- a CDS encoding glucoamylase family protein, coding for MKKFVLLSAAFFALQPAFAAGDKAALAAARMSDEELLDVTQKQTFRYFWDFAHPVSGLARERSNNPPDYINGSDTCAVGGTGFGVMAIIVAAERQWITREEAAKRLLKMARFLARADSYHGIFPHWLNGATGKTIPFYRKDDGADLVETAYLIEGLLCARQYFSKGTPEETELRGIIDQIWREAEWNWHTRDGRKVLYWHWSPNNGWAMDAPVRGWNECLITYVLAASAPRYSIDADVYHEGWAESDHFKNGKEFYGIKLPLGFDYGGPLFFAHYSFLGLDPRGLKDQYADYWALNTNHALINREHCVRNPGKFKGYGPDAWGLTASDDGHGYDAHSPTNDTGVISPTAALSSFPYTPEYSMQALRHFFFNLGEKIWGEYGFTDAFNENENWYGKTYLAIDQGPIIAMIENHRTGLLWKLFMSCPEIQAGLKKLGFQSPHLK